The Carassius carassius chromosome 5, fCarCar2.1, whole genome shotgun sequence DNA window TAATCCCCAGGCTCCTGTGCATTTCCTGGTTATTCCAAGGATCCCCATTCCCAGGATCAGTGAAGCACACGAGGATGATGCATTGGTTTGTCTGTCCACACACACAgtttattaatttctgtaataattACAGAGGATGACACCCCTCTAAGATCTTGAAATTTCCTCCAGCTCCTGGGTCGTCTTTTGATAGTGGCCAAAAACATAGCAAAGAGAGAAGGACTAGATGAAGGATACAGAGTGGGTGAGTAAAATATGCCTTGTTTGAAAAGGGTTCATTTAATCCTCTATCATCTTCATCCTGTAAAGCTTAGCATGTAAAATAATACTAAGAAAAACATAGTTGCTCAAATAGTATGATGTAGAAGAATATGGTGCTCATAATCAAGGTGGAAAAAACACCTCACTatgtaaaaatatgcaatttggtgcagttactgatatttatatggccaaaaagtaAGATAGCATTCTGattagcttgtaatgtaaattaaGGTTTTTGTAACAGTCTAGCAGAATacttataaaaatacatataaatattggTGTACATCAATAATGTATAGATAATCAATTAATTCTCAATTCAGTCCAGTTAGTGTTTATTTTGAGATATTACTAACAAGTTATTATTACGTTCAATTTACAAAAAGACACATGTAGACACGTGTACTGTACAATAACCCAAAGTcgacatttttacaattatactgAAAGGCCTTTACTTGCtaaaaagtataaactatcaGTCAGATGACAGAAGACAAGTAGTAGATTGAGTTTTGAAAATGCTGATCATTTAAAGGCTGTAGAAATGTGTGTATCAAAAGTAATACAGTAGGCTTGCAACTGCaatctgcagtttatttattaTAGTACACTATAATATTAACATGTCATTATGTTTAAAGAATGTATTATTTGCTTAATTATCTGTCATTGTTATTTACAGTCATTAATGATGGAAAAAATGGGGCACAGTCCGTGTATCACCTTCACATTCATGTTCTCGGAGGACGGCAAATGAGATGGCCTCCTGGATAGATGGACCTTCTGTCAGAATAAAAAATAACGCTCTAAATTTTTGGCGGAGACAAGCATAACTGATATACAAATAGAAAATTTGTTGGagattaccaaaaaaaataaatgtttgtcttGTCAAATAATGAGAGAGTGGGAACAATTTTCTACATTAAAATGAATTTGACTGGTTTTCCGTCTGCACTTGATATTAACAAGCTGTTGGGTAACCTGCACTTAGCTGGGTTGGGTTACCTTTACTGTTGTTTAGTGTCATCACTGGGTAATAAACATTTTGCAAGGTTCACAGGTTGATATGAGCTTTTTGCTAAATGGGTATTAAATGTTTGGCATATGCAAAAAATTTACTGAAAAGAAGGACAGGAAATACATGAATGAAATATAAAGCAGAACAAATTTCTTGCAAAGAATATTCTTGCATAAATTGTTGCATTCAAGACAATTTACATATGATTAATATTATGAATGATTTAAAATACACAGCAGTTCCTTCTGACAATGTTCCATGAATAAGGGCCCTGTGTTTATATCATGAAGACATATCTCAGGACGTgctgaaataaaaacatacaatctgAAATCTTGTATTAGACCTGGCTTGGCCTCAGCTGAGGTCATCCTGTAGATCTGTTAACTGCTGAAGGTGATGGTGGTGTGATCGAGCGACCCTGATGGCCAGTGGGCTGGTTTCTATGGGTCGCTCATGAGTGTTTATATCAAGTGAACTTTCGTCCTGTTTGCTGAAACATCAGATGCAACTGTACAACACATCATGTCTGTGCTGACTGGAAGAAGAAATGTGATACAGAACAATAATAATCTTAACAGTTTACGTAAACAACTTTGAGCCTTTTACAATTCTGTTTAATACATATTGATTAAATCTTAACAAATAATTTAACAAAGCATACCGGGATTTCTGGAGAGTAGTAAAAATATAACGttcattttatctatttttaggTGAAGGTTGAAAAATAGTAAATGTCCACAGTTGTCTTATCAATACCGGTAATAAGATTTGCTTTATCTTATCCAGTCTCTTTCATATTATAGACTTTGTGATCTCTGAGCATATGTAACAATCTTAATGTAACAACGTATTGATCAATAAACAGCTCTTCATTTAACTTGTCTTACAATCTCTATAACCTGAAATATCAAAAGCTTGTCTGCAAAcatgaatgaattaatattaatacagaAATTTGCTGTTGAAATGTCTTGCAAATGCCATACAATAAAACTTGAATAGGAAGTTATTGTAGGAcgcaaattttatttaaatatcagcTGTAAAAATGTTAGACTTATGTAGGTGTATTGTTAAAAAAGTAAACCGTCCAAATGCATTTGGTTTAGAATTAtaattttgatctttttttttttaagtgtatataTATTGCTGTGACGATTAAATCGTTTGCTTAATAATGGAAATATAAGTGCAGACAGCAGCAGTATAAAGTTCTGTCAGCTGCTCCACGCGTCACGTGACATGAGGCCATAGGGTTGAATGAAACCGACGCACGTTATTCCACCTGTTTCACTCACACCTGCTCTGAAAACTACACAATTTCCCACATCACTGACAGGAAAAAACCAGTTCGAACATGTAAGTCAACCTTTATCACTTTCTGTTAACATTAGTAGACTAGCTACATGTATATGTTATAAAGAAAATCATTTTGCAAACTCGTCATATGAATGACATTTCTGCAGTCCTTGAGGTATAATGCATAGGTTTCTAGTAAATATTCAGGTGAATAATTAGTTGTTTAATTGAACGTAGGGGTGATATTTTCAATATAGCCTAGTTGTCACAaagtagattttattttttattctatttattttttcccaataAAGAAGGCATATAAAGGTAGCATATTTTTCAAATGTCTGGTTTGTGGGCAGAAACTATGCTTAGCCTTGCTTATTTATGTTGTTTGttatttcattcattgtttttagTTACTCATTGATTTCCACTGTGATTTACCCCATGTAGGGTGACATTATGTCTActttatatatggtatatattttgtacattgtGTTTCTCTTGTCTCCTGCTTTGTCGTCAGGTGGTCATGTGTCactttaaatatgcattttagaGATAATAGAACTGCTGTAGTATGATCATGTTATtaatacgatatatatatatatatattacaagcaAGTGCATTTACATTTCctgattttttaaatgcataatgctTCGATTCAGTAGAACAACACCATGGTGTTTTGTGAAAACCTGCCCATgtgaatcaatgaatcaatgaattTTGAACCTGACACCTCAACTCCCACACCTTTAAATACAGATTAGGATCCAATTTCTTAACACCATCAAATTATTTCACAAGATTACTGAGGTCAGTATCATTGTTCTTGTCGGTAATGAACTGTGTCGGTCTCAAAGTTTTTTCTTATCTGAGGACAAGTTCACTTGGACACAGATCATTATGTGGCCACACTTGTTTTGTAATTATCATGAACTTTGTGTTTTTGCAATCTTGAGGAGTCAGATTATGAACTTCTGGAGTCATCATTcccaggaagaaaaaaaaagttaataaatttc harbors:
- the hint2 gene encoding LOW QUALITY PROTEIN: histidine triad nucleotide-binding protein 2, mitochondrial (The sequence of the model RefSeq protein was modified relative to this genomic sequence to represent the inferred CDS: inserted 2 bases in 1 codon) codes for the protein MTARSILLTRQVLPLGLHLRRVLPVKTFCSSTRDEILLAQEASXGKHEHTIFSKIIDKTIPAVIIYEDDKCLAFRDVNPQAPVHFLVIPRIPIPRISEAHEDDALLLGRLLIVAKNIAKREGLDEGYRVVINDGKNGAQSVYHLHIHVLGGRQMRWPPG